One segment of Carcharodon carcharias isolate sCarCar2 chromosome 16, sCarCar2.pri, whole genome shotgun sequence DNA contains the following:
- the LOC121288889 gene encoding transcription initiation factor IIB isoform X6, which yields MTLFRHKNAKRIEGLDKNVCWDPLPRVQCPNHPDAILVEDYRAGDMICPECGLVVGDRVIDVGSEWRTFSNDKATKDPSRVGDAQNPLLNGGDLSTMIGKGTGSASFDEFGNAKYQNRRTMSSSDRAMMNAFKEISNMSDRINLPRNIVDRTNNLFKQVYEQKSLKGRSNDAIASACLYIACRQEGVPRTFKEICAVSRISKKEIGRCFKLILKALETSVDLITTGDFMSRFCSNLGLPKQVQMAATHIARKAVELDLVPGRSPISVAAAAIYMASQASADKRTQKEIGDIAGVADVTIRQSYRLIYPRAADLFPAEFKFDTPVDKLPQL from the exons ttGGGATCCATTGCCCAGAGTGCAATGTCCAAACCATCCAGATGCCATATTGGTAGAAGATTACCGTGCTGGTGACATGATCTGCCCTGAATGTGGGCTGGTAGTAG GTGATAGAGTTATAGATGTTGGCTCTGAGTGGCGAACATTTAGCAATGACAAAGCAACAAAAGATCCGTCTCGAGTTGGTGATGCCCAGAATCCACTGCTAAATGGTGGTGATTTGTCAACTATGATTGGAAAG GGTACTGGATCAGCAAGTTTTGATGAGTTTGGGaatgcaaaatatcaaaaccgtCGGACTATGAGTAGCTCTGACCGAGCAATgatgaatgcatttaaggaaatcaGCAATATGTCTGACAGAATAAATCTCCCCAGAAATATAGTT GATCGAACAAATAATTTATTTAAACAAGTGTATGAACAAAAGAGCCTGAAGGGAAGGAGTAATGATGCCATTGCTTCCGCCTGTTTGTACATTGCCTGTAGACAAGAAGGTGTACCACGGACATTCAAAG AAATTTGTGCTGTGTCCCGGATCTCAAAGAAGGAAATAGGCCGTTGCTTCAAGTTAATCCTGAAAGCTCTGGAAACCAGCGTGGATCTAATCACTACAGGAGATTTTATGTCCAGGTTCTGTTCAAACTTGGGATTGCCTAAACAAGTGCAAATGGCAGCAACGCACATTGCAAGGAAAGCTGTGGAACTGGACTTGGTGCCGGGCAGGAGCCCTATTTCTGTAGCTGCAGCAGCTATTTATATGGCATCACAAGCTTCAGCAGACAAAAGGACACAAAAAG AGATTGGAGACATTGCCGGCGTGGCTGATGTCACAATCAGGCAGTCCTACAGACTCATCTATCCTCGTGCTGCTGACCTCTTCCCTGCTGAATTTAAATTTGATACCCCAGTAGACAAACTGCCCCAGTTGTAA
- the LOC121288889 gene encoding transcription initiation factor IIB isoform X9 has product MASGSRWDPLPRVQCPNHPDAILVEDYRAGDMICPECGLVVGDRVIDVGSEWRTFSNDKATKDPSRVGDAQNPLLNGGDLSTMIGKGTGSASFDEFGNAKYQNRRTMSSSDRAMMNAFKEISNMSDRINLPRNIVDRTNNLFKQVYEQKSLKGRSNDAIASACLYIACRQEGVPRTFKEICAVSRISKKEIGRCFKLILKALETSVDLITTGDFMSRFCSNLGLPKQVQMAATHIARKAVELDLVPGRSPISVAAAAIYMASQASADKRTQKEIGDIAGVADVTIRQSYRLIYPRAADLFPAEFKFDTPVDKLPQL; this is encoded by the exons ATGGCGTCTGGTAGTCG ttGGGATCCATTGCCCAGAGTGCAATGTCCAAACCATCCAGATGCCATATTGGTAGAAGATTACCGTGCTGGTGACATGATCTGCCCTGAATGTGGGCTGGTAGTAG GTGATAGAGTTATAGATGTTGGCTCTGAGTGGCGAACATTTAGCAATGACAAAGCAACAAAAGATCCGTCTCGAGTTGGTGATGCCCAGAATCCACTGCTAAATGGTGGTGATTTGTCAACTATGATTGGAAAG GGTACTGGATCAGCAAGTTTTGATGAGTTTGGGaatgcaaaatatcaaaaccgtCGGACTATGAGTAGCTCTGACCGAGCAATgatgaatgcatttaaggaaatcaGCAATATGTCTGACAGAATAAATCTCCCCAGAAATATAGTT GATCGAACAAATAATTTATTTAAACAAGTGTATGAACAAAAGAGCCTGAAGGGAAGGAGTAATGATGCCATTGCTTCCGCCTGTTTGTACATTGCCTGTAGACAAGAAGGTGTACCACGGACATTCAAAG AAATTTGTGCTGTGTCCCGGATCTCAAAGAAGGAAATAGGCCGTTGCTTCAAGTTAATCCTGAAAGCTCTGGAAACCAGCGTGGATCTAATCACTACAGGAGATTTTATGTCCAGGTTCTGTTCAAACTTGGGATTGCCTAAACAAGTGCAAATGGCAGCAACGCACATTGCAAGGAAAGCTGTGGAACTGGACTTGGTGCCGGGCAGGAGCCCTATTTCTGTAGCTGCAGCAGCTATTTATATGGCATCACAAGCTTCAGCAGACAAAAGGACACAAAAAG AGATTGGAGACATTGCCGGCGTGGCTGATGTCACAATCAGGCAGTCCTACAGACTCATCTATCCTCGTGCTGCTGACCTCTTCCCTGCTGAATTTAAATTTGATACCCCAGTAGACAAACTGCCCCAGTTGTAA